A DNA window from Rossellomorea marisflavi contains the following coding sequences:
- a CDS encoding polysaccharide deacetylase family protein: MGRKYLIALPVIAILTLAAVQNPLTNQYVAHLKGQSVTATSNKSDLMQQIEQKASKEIKPQDAVIDPVWKATPGYNGLDLDIEASYKQMKKTGTFDDDKLVWKQLEPSKHLEDLPPSPVYRGNPEKPMAAFIINVAWGNEYIPDILETLKKHQVYATFFLEGRWVKNNPKLAKMIVEAGHEVGNHSYSHPDMKSLQTSKVRDELKRTNDIIEVTTGEKVKWFAPPSGSYRDEVVEIADEMDMRTIMWSVDTIDWQKPSPDVLIDRVMGKMHKGAIVLMHPTASTANALNALIVQVKEKELRLGTVSSLVKEERILEGGDNSP, encoded by the coding sequence ATGGGGAGAAAATACTTGATAGCACTACCTGTAATTGCTATTCTGACTTTAGCGGCTGTACAAAACCCTTTGACCAATCAATATGTTGCGCATCTTAAAGGCCAGTCGGTGACGGCAACTTCCAATAAGAGCGACCTTATGCAGCAAATCGAGCAAAAGGCATCCAAGGAGATCAAGCCACAAGACGCCGTGATTGATCCGGTGTGGAAGGCGACACCCGGCTATAATGGTCTCGATTTGGATATAGAGGCTTCCTATAAGCAAATGAAGAAGACAGGAACCTTTGATGATGATAAACTTGTGTGGAAGCAGTTGGAGCCTTCGAAGCATTTGGAAGACCTCCCGCCTTCTCCTGTGTATAGAGGGAATCCAGAGAAACCGATGGCTGCATTCATCATCAATGTTGCCTGGGGTAATGAGTATATCCCTGATATTCTGGAGACCCTCAAGAAGCACCAGGTGTATGCCACCTTCTTTCTTGAGGGGCGCTGGGTGAAGAATAATCCAAAGCTTGCCAAGATGATTGTCGAAGCGGGACATGAAGTAGGAAACCACTCCTATTCCCATCCCGATATGAAATCCCTGCAAACCTCAAAGGTGAGGGATGAACTGAAGCGCACGAATGATATCATCGAGGTTACCACTGGGGAAAAGGTCAAATGGTTTGCCCCTCCGAGTGGAAGCTACCGGGACGAAGTGGTGGAAATCGCCGATGAGATGGATATGAGGACCATCATGTGGAGTGTGGATACGATCGATTGGCAAAAGCCGAGTCCGGATGTCTTGATCGACCGCGTGATGGGGAAAATGCATAAAGGGGCCATAGTGCTCATGCATCCCACTGCGTCTACCGCAAACGCCCTGAACGCCCTCATCGTCCAGGTCAAAGAAAAGGAATTAAGGCTCGGGACGGTCTCGAGTTTAGTGAAAGAAGAAAGAATCCTTGAGGGGGGAGATAATTCTCCTTGA
- a CDS encoding M16 family metallopeptidase has translation MIKKYTCQNGLRIVLEQIPTVRSVAIGVWIGAGSRNETKENNGISHFLEHMFFKGTKTKSAREIAESFDSIGGQVNAFTSKEYTCYYAKVLDNHAGYALHTLADMFFHSTYVEEELKKEKNVVYEEIKMYEDTPDDIVHDLLSKAVYEDHPLGYPILGTEETLDTFNQAKLKQYMHDMYTPDQVVVSIAGNVDESFIKEVEKLFGSYEGGKGRDEREQPQFYYNKLARKKDTEQAHLCLGYNGLQIGHPDIYNLIILNNVLGGSMSSRLFQEVREQRGLAYSVFSYHSSHEDSGMVTIYGGTGANQLDELFDTIDSTLKGLKAEGITEKELLNSKEQLKGNLMLSLESTNSRMSRNGKNELLLKQHRTLDEIVDEIDGVTIDKVNQLTHEIFTDDYAAALISPDGTLPSNMRT, from the coding sequence TTGATTAAGAAATATACTTGCCAAAATGGACTGCGAATTGTGCTCGAACAAATCCCGACGGTCCGATCAGTCGCCATCGGGGTTTGGATCGGTGCAGGTTCACGCAACGAAACAAAAGAAAACAACGGGATTTCACATTTTCTTGAACATATGTTTTTCAAGGGGACGAAAACGAAGTCGGCCAGGGAAATCGCCGAATCATTCGACAGTATTGGCGGCCAGGTAAATGCCTTCACATCAAAGGAATACACATGCTATTATGCGAAGGTGCTCGATAACCATGCCGGCTATGCTTTACATACGCTAGCGGATATGTTCTTCCATTCCACTTATGTGGAAGAGGAATTGAAAAAGGAAAAGAATGTGGTGTACGAAGAGATCAAAATGTACGAAGATACGCCTGATGACATCGTTCATGATCTACTGAGTAAAGCGGTTTATGAAGATCATCCACTGGGTTATCCGATCCTTGGAACGGAAGAGACACTTGATACGTTCAATCAGGCAAAGCTGAAACAGTATATGCATGACATGTATACCCCTGACCAGGTAGTGGTCTCCATTGCAGGAAATGTAGACGAGTCCTTCATCAAAGAGGTGGAGAAGCTTTTCGGTTCCTATGAAGGGGGAAAGGGCCGCGATGAGCGTGAACAACCTCAATTCTACTATAATAAACTTGCCCGTAAGAAGGATACGGAGCAGGCCCATTTATGCCTTGGGTATAACGGCCTTCAAATCGGTCATCCCGATATCTATAACCTCATCATTCTGAACAATGTACTCGGAGGCAGCATGTCATCGCGCCTGTTCCAGGAGGTAAGGGAGCAACGTGGGCTGGCTTACTCTGTATTCTCCTATCATTCCTCCCATGAAGATAGTGGGATGGTCACCATCTATGGAGGGACAGGGGCGAACCAGCTTGATGAGCTGTTCGATACGATCGATTCCACACTGAAAGGACTCAAGGCAGAGGGCATCACGGAAAAAGAACTCCTCAACAGCAAGGAACAGTTGAAGGGGAATCTGATGCTGAGTCTTGAAAGCACCAACAGCCGGATGAGCCGTAACGGCAAAAATGAACTGTTGTTGAAACAGCACCGGACGCTGGATGAGATTGTCGATGAAATCGATGGCGTCACCATCGATAAGGTGAATCAATTGACTCATGAGATTTTTACGGACGACTATGCAGCGGCATTGATCAGTCCTGATGGGACTCTGCCGTCCAATATGAGAACATGA
- a CDS encoding YlmC/YmxH family sporulation protein, giving the protein MRLSELSGKEIVDYGRAERLGVLGHTDLEFDHRSGQIDALIIPMGKWMRKQSGEIRVPWHMIRTIGTDMIILEVARE; this is encoded by the coding sequence GTGAGACTGAGTGAATTGAGCGGAAAGGAAATCGTGGATTACGGCAGGGCCGAAAGATTGGGGGTCCTGGGACATACAGACCTGGAATTCGATCATCGATCGGGTCAGATCGATGCCTTGATCATTCCCATGGGCAAGTGGATGCGCAAGCAGAGCGGTGAAATCCGCGTCCCTTGGCATATGATCAGGACCATCGGAACGGATATGATCATCCTGGAAGTGGCCAGGGAATGA
- the dpaA gene encoding dipicolinic acid synthetase subunit A: MLTGMHIAVLGGDARQLEIIRKLTELDAKISLVGFEQLDHAFTGATKEKMSEIDFSMMDAIILPVPGTNLQGEIETIFSNEKVVLTEEILSRTPDHCTIYSGITNDYLNGIVDASKRDLIQLFERDDVAIYNSIPTVEGTIMMAIQHTDFTIHGSNIVILGLGRVGMSVARTFHHLGGRVKVGARKTEHLARASEMGLDSFQLNQLDKHIGQCDICINTIPAPIITPGVIAKMPSHILVIDLASKPGGTDFRFAEKRGIKALLAPGLPGIVAPKTAGQILANVLCKLMDDRNKGKGSST, encoded by the coding sequence ATGTTGACCGGAATGCACATCGCAGTTCTGGGTGGAGATGCTCGCCAATTGGAGATCATCCGTAAACTTACTGAGTTGGATGCAAAGATATCCCTTGTCGGTTTCGAACAATTGGATCATGCATTCACCGGGGCTACGAAAGAGAAAATGAGTGAAATTGATTTTTCCATGATGGACGCCATCATTTTACCGGTTCCGGGAACGAATCTTCAAGGGGAGATCGAAACCATCTTTTCGAATGAAAAAGTCGTGTTGACAGAAGAAATCCTAAGCAGGACCCCTGACCATTGCACGATCTACTCCGGGATCACCAACGATTATTTAAATGGGATCGTAGATGCATCAAAACGCGATCTCATTCAGCTGTTCGAAAGGGATGACGTCGCCATCTATAATTCCATCCCGACAGTAGAAGGCACGATCATGATGGCCATTCAACATACGGATTTCACCATCCACGGTTCGAACATCGTCATCCTCGGGCTTGGACGGGTGGGGATGAGTGTGGCAAGGACCTTCCATCATCTTGGAGGAAGGGTGAAGGTGGGAGCAAGGAAAACCGAGCACTTGGCAAGGGCATCAGAGATGGGATTGGATTCCTTCCAATTGAATCAGTTGGATAAGCACATCGGACAATGCGATATCTGCATCAATACCATTCCGGCTCCCATCATCACACCCGGGGTCATTGCAAAGATGCCCTCTCATATCCTCGTTATCGACCTTGCTTCAAAACCGGGAGGGACCGATTTCAGATTTGCCGAGAAGCGTGGCATCAAGGCGCTCCTTGCCCCGGGTCTCCCCGGAATCGTGGCACCGAAGACGGCAGGTCAGATCCTGGCCAATGTTCTCTGCAAGCTGATGGATGATCGAAATAAAGGAAAGGGGAGTTCTACGTGA
- a CDS encoding dipicolinate synthase subunit B codes for MSIKGKRIGFGLTGSHCTYDEVFPQIEKLVNGGADVLPVVSSTMMNTNTRFGKGEDWVKRIEDVTGHKVIDSIVKAEPLGPKIPLDCMVISPLTGNTMSKFANAMTDSPVLMAAKATLRNHRPVVLGISTNDALGLNGINLMRLISTKDIYFIPFGQDAPEQKPKSMVARMSLTQETIEAAMEGRQLQPVVIERYLD; via the coding sequence GTGAGCATTAAAGGAAAAAGAATCGGATTTGGTCTGACTGGTTCGCACTGTACGTATGATGAAGTATTTCCTCAAATCGAGAAGCTGGTCAACGGCGGTGCGGATGTCTTGCCTGTCGTCTCGTCGACCATGATGAACACGAATACAAGGTTTGGAAAAGGGGAGGACTGGGTCAAGAGAATCGAAGACGTAACAGGCCATAAAGTCATAGATTCCATCGTGAAGGCAGAGCCACTGGGTCCAAAGATTCCCCTGGACTGCATGGTGATTTCTCCCCTTACAGGCAATACCATGAGTAAATTTGCCAACGCCATGACCGACTCCCCGGTCCTGATGGCGGCAAAGGCGACATTGAGGAACCATCGTCCCGTTGTACTTGGCATCTCGACGAATGATGCCTTGGGGCTTAACGGTATCAATCTGATGAGGCTGATTTCCACAAAGGATATCTATTTCATCCCATTCGGCCAGGATGCTCCGGAGCAAAAGCCGAAATCCATGGTGGCACGGATGAGCCTGACCCAGGAGACGATTGAAGCCGCGATGGAAGGAAGGCAGCTTCAACCTGTCGTAATCGAACGATATCTGGATTGA
- the asd gene encoding aspartate-semialdehyde dehydrogenase: protein MKTTELNVAVVGATGAVGQQMLETLEKRDFPIKNLILLSSARSAGSTVSFKGKEYTVAEAKPESFEGVDIALFSAGGSVSKLLAPEAVKRGAIVVDNTSAYRMDPEVPLVVPEVNEEDLKRHKGIIANPNCSTIQMVAALEPLRKAYGLKKVIVSTYQAVSGAGAVAIDELNDQAQAILSGESFEPSVLPVKGDKKHYQIAYNVIPQIDLFQENGFTFEEMKMINETKKIMHQPDLKVSATCVRLPVVTGHSESVYIEIEKDSISVGDIHAQLTEAPGVTLQDVPEEQIYPMPADAVGKPDVFVGRVRKDLDEDNGFHMWIVSDNLLKGAAWNSVQIAESLLKLGLVK, encoded by the coding sequence TTGAAAACAACGGAATTAAACGTGGCAGTCGTCGGTGCAACCGGGGCAGTCGGGCAGCAAATGCTGGAAACATTAGAGAAAAGGGATTTTCCGATAAAAAATCTGATCTTACTATCTTCTGCCCGTTCGGCAGGTTCAACAGTCTCCTTTAAAGGAAAAGAATATACGGTGGCTGAAGCAAAGCCCGAGAGCTTTGAAGGGGTGGATATTGCCCTGTTCAGTGCAGGAGGAAGTGTATCCAAGCTTCTTGCCCCCGAGGCAGTGAAGAGGGGTGCGATCGTAGTCGACAATACAAGTGCCTACCGCATGGACCCCGAAGTTCCGCTGGTTGTACCTGAAGTGAATGAAGAGGATCTGAAACGTCATAAAGGCATCATCGCCAATCCGAACTGTTCAACAATCCAGATGGTTGCCGCACTCGAGCCACTGCGTAAAGCCTATGGGCTGAAGAAGGTGATCGTGTCCACGTATCAAGCTGTATCCGGTGCCGGTGCAGTCGCCATAGATGAATTAAATGATCAGGCACAGGCCATCCTGTCGGGAGAATCCTTCGAACCGAGCGTCCTGCCGGTCAAAGGGGATAAAAAACATTATCAGATTGCGTATAATGTGATTCCTCAGATTGATCTGTTCCAGGAGAACGGTTTTACATTTGAAGAAATGAAGATGATCAATGAAACGAAAAAGATCATGCATCAACCTGATTTGAAGGTGTCAGCCACATGTGTCAGACTTCCAGTAGTAACAGGTCACTCTGAAAGTGTATATATTGAGATTGAAAAGGACTCCATTTCGGTGGGGGATATTCATGCGCAACTCACGGAAGCTCCGGGGGTCACCCTTCAGGATGTTCCTGAGGAACAAATATATCCGATGCCTGCCGATGCAGTAGGGAAGCCGGATGTTTTTGTCGGACGCGTGAGAAAAGACCTTGATGAGGACAACGGATTCCATATGTGGATCGTATCCGATAACCTTCTGAAAGGCGCTGCCTGGAATTCAGTGCAGATTGCTGAAAGCCTATTGAAATTGGGTCTGGTAAAATAA
- the dapG gene encoding aspartate kinase produces the protein MKVIVQKFGGTSVRDESTRLKAIAHTKEAISEGYKVVVVVSAMGRKGEPYATDSLLGLIGGGGTRISKREQDLLLSCGEIISSLVFSNMLLENGVCSTALTGAQAGFRTNDDFGNARIMEMDCERIKKELDLHDAVVVAGFQGATSGGDITTIGRGGSDTSASALGVALKAEYIDIFTDVEGIMTADPRISSRARPIKVVSYNEVCNMAYQGAKVIHPRAVEIAMNSNVPIRIRSTYSKDPGTLVTTPGSMKDHEHFRSHPVTGIAHVQSLTQIKVFARKDQYDLQAEVFKAMAREGISVDFINISPRGVVYTVSSTLSDRAIAVLKGLGHFPHVERECAKVSVVGAGMTGVPGITSVIVSALSDLGIRILQSADSHTTIWVLVKEHDLVNAINALHDAFQLQERDAAWLAHQFEESE, from the coding sequence ATGAAAGTGATCGTCCAGAAATTCGGGGGTACTTCCGTAAGGGATGAATCAACAAGGCTCAAAGCCATCGCCCATACAAAGGAAGCTATCAGTGAAGGGTATAAGGTGGTCGTGGTCGTCTCCGCCATGGGCAGAAAAGGGGAGCCGTATGCAACAGACTCCCTCCTCGGACTCATAGGGGGAGGAGGCACAAGGATCAGCAAAAGGGAACAGGACTTATTATTATCATGCGGTGAAATCATTTCAAGTCTCGTCTTTTCCAATATGCTCCTGGAGAATGGGGTGTGTTCCACCGCCCTGACCGGAGCCCAGGCAGGATTTCGAACCAATGATGACTTCGGTAACGCCAGGATCATGGAGATGGATTGCGAAAGGATCAAAAAAGAGCTTGATCTTCATGACGCCGTAGTGGTAGCCGGGTTTCAAGGTGCGACCTCCGGTGGGGATATAACGACGATCGGCAGGGGCGGGAGCGATACATCCGCCTCAGCCCTCGGTGTCGCCCTGAAGGCCGAGTATATCGATATCTTCACCGATGTGGAGGGGATCATGACGGCGGACCCGCGCATTTCATCCAGGGCGCGGCCCATCAAGGTCGTTTCCTATAATGAAGTATGCAATATGGCGTACCAGGGGGCAAAGGTCATTCATCCGCGAGCGGTTGAAATCGCCATGAACTCGAATGTGCCCATCAGGATCCGGTCCACCTACTCTAAAGACCCGGGTACCCTCGTCACCACGCCTGGTTCCATGAAGGACCATGAACATTTCAGGAGTCACCCCGTCACTGGCATCGCCCATGTACAGTCCCTAACGCAGATCAAGGTATTCGCCCGCAAGGATCAATATGATCTGCAGGCGGAAGTGTTCAAGGCGATGGCGAGGGAAGGGATCTCCGTGGATTTTATCAACATCTCCCCCCGTGGAGTCGTTTATACGGTATCTTCGACTTTGAGCGACCGTGCCATAGCCGTCTTGAAAGGGCTCGGTCATTTTCCCCATGTAGAACGGGAATGTGCGAAGGTATCAGTGGTTGGAGCGGGGATGACAGGTGTGCCGGGAATTACATCCGTCATCGTGTCCGCTCTATCTGATTTAGGTATCAGGATCCTGCAGTCTGCAGACAGCCATACAACCATCTGGGTACTCGTTAAAGAACATGATCTTGTGAATGCCATCAATGCCCTTCATGATGCCTTTCAACTGCAAGAGAGGGATGCTGCCTGGTTAGCGCATCAATTTGAGGAGAGTGAATAG
- the dapA gene encoding 4-hydroxy-tetrahydrodipicolinate synthase has product MVVNFGRVSTAMVTPFDRKGNIDFYKTTQLINYLIEHGTDSLVVAGTTGESPTLTKEEKLALFRHAVKITDGRIPVIAGTGSNNTKESIDLSKKAEAIGVDAIMLVAPYYSKPSQEGMFRHFKEVADAVALPVMLYNVPGRSAVTISPDTIIRLSEVPNIMSVKEASGDLGAMTKIIASTADDFLVYCGDDGLTLPALSIGADGIVSVASHIIGKEMQQMTEAHFSGDTGRAAKLHQELLPLMEGLFATPSPGPVKTALQLKGLDVGSVRLPLIPLTEDERKSLSKLLS; this is encoded by the coding sequence ATAGTTGTGAATTTTGGCCGTGTATCAACAGCGATGGTCACACCGTTTGATCGCAAAGGAAATATCGATTTCTATAAAACAACTCAGTTGATCAACTATCTGATCGAACATGGGACTGATTCCCTCGTGGTTGCCGGGACAACAGGGGAATCCCCGACGCTTACAAAGGAAGAAAAGCTGGCATTATTCCGCCATGCAGTCAAAATCACAGATGGCAGAATCCCTGTCATCGCGGGTACCGGAAGCAATAATACAAAAGAATCCATCGATCTATCCAAAAAAGCGGAAGCAATCGGTGTCGACGCCATCATGCTTGTCGCACCGTATTATAGTAAACCAAGCCAGGAAGGCATGTTCCGTCATTTTAAAGAAGTCGCAGACGCCGTCGCATTGCCTGTCATGCTTTATAATGTTCCTGGCAGGTCCGCTGTCACCATTTCACCGGATACCATCATCCGATTATCGGAAGTGCCGAATATCATGTCGGTGAAAGAAGCAAGCGGCGATCTGGGTGCCATGACGAAGATCATCGCGTCTACTGCTGACGACTTTCTCGTGTATTGTGGGGATGATGGTCTGACCTTGCCTGCGCTGTCAATCGGTGCCGATGGGATCGTCTCCGTTGCTTCCCATATCATCGGGAAAGAAATGCAGCAGATGACGGAGGCCCATTTCTCCGGAGATACGGGTCGGGCAGCGAAACTTCATCAAGAGTTGCTGCCTTTGATGGAAGGGCTATTTGCCACCCCGAGCCCTGGACCTGTCAAGACCGCCCTGCAGCTTAAGGGTCTTGATGTCGGTTCCGTCCGTCTTCCGTTGATTCCACTGACGGAAGATGAAAGGAAGAGCCTCAGCAAACTTTTATCATGA
- a CDS encoding ribonuclease J, translated as MVSNSRVKHEEIKIIPLGGVGEIGKNMYIVEVDEDIFVIDAGLMFPENEMLGIDIVIPDIQYLEQNRGRVKGIFLTHGHEDSIGAISYLLDKVRAPVYGTRLTNALVKARLKDEQVRTDVKFYTIHSDSRLQFNGVDVTFFKTTHSIPDSVGVCIHTSQGAIVHTGEFKFDQSAKHFYRPDLGKMAQIGEEGVLCLLSDSTEAERPGFTTSESVIETHLNSAFRKARGRVIVACFASNLIRLQQVFDAAEQNKRKVVVVGKSLKRVYDVALKLGYLHVREDLIIGIDQIGDYSSDEVVILATGSHGEPFEALQRMAKRSHRHVNIEKGDTVLITATPSPGMEVIAGRTIDMVYRAGAEVLTADKKVHVSGHGSQEDLKLMLNIMKPKYFVPIQGEYKMLIAHSKIAHDIGLPFKQIFILDKGDILQYKDGKMRMGGRVQAGNVLIDGIGVGDVGNIVLRDRRLLSEDGVFTVVVTINRKSKSIVAGPEIISRGFVYVRESEALIEKASEIVESVVHNYLQKGSFEWTTIKQDVRDQLNYFLYNKTRRRPMILPIIMEV; from the coding sequence ATGGTGAGTAATAGCAGAGTGAAACACGAGGAAATCAAAATCATCCCCTTGGGCGGAGTAGGGGAAATCGGTAAGAATATGTATATTGTAGAAGTCGATGAAGATATTTTCGTCATCGATGCGGGGCTGATGTTCCCTGAAAATGAAATGCTCGGGATCGATATCGTGATACCGGATATCCAATACCTTGAACAAAACCGGGGAAGAGTAAAAGGGATCTTCCTGACCCATGGTCATGAAGATAGCATCGGGGCCATTTCTTACCTACTGGATAAGGTACGGGCACCGGTTTACGGGACTAGATTGACCAATGCCCTCGTGAAGGCAAGGCTGAAAGATGAGCAGGTGCGCACAGACGTAAAGTTCTACACCATTCATTCGGACAGCAGGCTTCAGTTCAACGGTGTGGATGTGACATTCTTCAAGACGACTCACAGCATACCGGACTCAGTCGGTGTTTGCATCCATACGTCCCAAGGGGCCATCGTGCATACAGGCGAATTCAAGTTCGATCAGTCCGCCAAGCACTTCTATCGCCCGGACCTCGGAAAGATGGCGCAGATTGGGGAGGAGGGTGTCCTCTGTCTTCTGTCGGATAGCACTGAAGCAGAGAGACCTGGTTTCACCACTTCGGAATCCGTCATTGAAACGCATCTGAACAGTGCGTTCAGAAAAGCAAGGGGCCGGGTGATCGTAGCATGCTTCGCTTCGAATCTCATCAGGCTGCAGCAGGTATTTGATGCAGCTGAACAGAACAAGAGGAAAGTCGTGGTCGTCGGTAAAAGCCTGAAGCGAGTGTACGATGTCGCCCTGAAGCTTGGGTATCTCCATGTACGGGAAGACTTGATCATAGGGATCGACCAGATTGGCGACTATTCAAGTGATGAAGTGGTCATCCTTGCCACCGGCTCACACGGAGAACCATTCGAGGCCCTTCAGCGTATGGCCAAGCGTTCCCACAGGCATGTGAACATCGAGAAGGGAGATACCGTTTTGATCACGGCGACACCTTCACCGGGCATGGAAGTGATAGCCGGAAGAACGATCGACATGGTGTACAGAGCGGGAGCGGAAGTATTGACCGCTGATAAGAAGGTGCATGTTTCCGGCCATGGCTCACAGGAAGACCTGAAACTTATGCTCAATATCATGAAACCGAAATACTTCGTCCCGATTCAAGGGGAATATAAAATGCTTATTGCCCATAGTAAGATCGCACATGATATCGGTCTTCCTTTCAAGCAGATCTTCATCCTCGACAAGGGAGATATCCTCCAGTATAAAGACGGGAAGATGAGGATGGGTGGCAGGGTCCAGGCCGGTAATGTCCTGATCGATGGGATAGGAGTGGGGGATGTCGGCAATATCGTCCTCAGGGACAGAAGACTCCTCTCTGAAGATGGTGTATTCACTGTCGTCGTCACAATCAACCGGAAATCAAAGAGCATTGTTGCAGGACCGGAAATCATCTCCAGAGGATTTGTTTATGTGAGGGAATCAGAAGCCCTCATTGAAAAAGCGTCAGAGATCGTCGAGAGTGTGGTTCATAATTATCTCCAGAAAGGGTCATTCGAATGGACGACCATCAAGCAGGATGTAAGGGACCAGCTCAACTACTTCTTATACAATAAAACGAGAAGAAGACCGATGATTCTCCCGATCATCATGGAAGTTTAA
- a CDS encoding ClpP family protease, whose protein sequence is MDTRMEQEDQPGKDDKDKPSGLMEKIQQLGQTNVPQLSQDSNIHCLTIVGQIEGHMQLPPQNKTTKYEHILPQLVAIEQNPKIEGLVVILNTVGGDVEAGLAISEMIASLSKPTVSLVLGGGHSIGVPIAVSCDYSYIASTATMTIHPVRLTGLVIGVPQTFEYLDKMQDRVVSFVTKHSNISESDFKDLMFAKGNLTRDIGTNVVGDDAVKYGLINGIGGIGQAIKKINELIELNRTDEEEGLIQ, encoded by the coding sequence ATGGATACAAGAATGGAACAGGAAGATCAGCCGGGCAAGGATGATAAAGATAAACCGTCAGGCTTGATGGAGAAGATCCAGCAGCTTGGGCAAACGAATGTGCCCCAGCTTTCACAGGATTCAAATATTCACTGTCTGACGATTGTGGGACAGATCGAGGGTCATATGCAGCTCCCCCCACAAAATAAAACAACGAAATATGAGCATATCCTTCCTCAGCTCGTAGCAATTGAACAGAATCCTAAAATTGAAGGGCTCGTCGTCATACTTAACACCGTAGGCGGAGATGTGGAAGCAGGTCTTGCCATATCAGAGATGATCGCTTCTCTGTCGAAACCGACAGTATCCCTCGTTCTCGGAGGAGGGCACAGCATAGGAGTCCCAATTGCTGTTTCATGTGATTATTCATACATCGCAAGCACTGCCACCATGACGATCCATCCCGTACGATTGACTGGTCTCGTGATCGGGGTGCCGCAGACCTTCGAGTATCTCGATAAGATGCAGGATCGTGTCGTGAGCTTTGTAACCAAGCACAGCAACATTTCCGAATCGGATTTCAAGGACCTCATGTTTGCAAAGGGGAATCTGACCCGTGATATCGGAACGAACGTCGTCGGTGATGATGCGGTCAAATACGGACTCATCAATGGAATCGGAGGGATCGGTCAGGCAATCAAAAAAATCAATGAGCTGATCGAACTGAACCGAACAGATGAAGAAGAGGGATTGATCCAATGA
- a CDS encoding YlzJ-like family protein, with protein MILYTIIPQEAVFATDPEVYASQMMIDYEGVPLMVQKEEENYRVLRVMSSDPSHFLDSRFSPGMILGN; from the coding sequence ATGATCCTCTACACCATCATCCCCCAGGAAGCCGTATTCGCGACAGATCCGGAAGTCTATGCCTCCCAGATGATGATCGACTATGAAGGAGTGCCGCTGATGGTCCAGAAGGAAGAGGAGAACTACCGTGTGTTAAGAGTGATGAGCAGTGATCCTTCCCATTTCCTCGATAGCCGATTCTCTCCCGGAATGATCCTTGGTAATTAA